The sequence GAGAAGCGCTTCGACCCGTCCGACAACGTCCGTGGGCTGTACCTTCAGCGCGGCCGCGAGCGTCTTCACCCGCTCGTCCTGTTCGTTGAGGTAGGCGCGAGCCGCATCTCCGGTCAGCGCTTCAATACGGCGCACGCCGGCACCGACGGCACTTTCCGAAACAACGCGAACCAAGCCGATGTCACCGGTGGCGGACACATGGGTGCCGCCGCAAAGTTCGACCGAATAGGGCTTTCCGCCCTTCGAGCCGCGAATGCCCTGACCCATCGACACGACGCGCACCTCGTCTCCGTACTTCTCGCCGAAAAGCGCCATCGCGCCTTCAGCAATCGCATCGTCGACGCTCATCAGCCGCGTCGTCACCGGCGTGTTCTGGACGATGATCTCGTTCGCCATCTCCTCGACCGCCTTCAATTCCTGGGCTGTCATCGGCTTCGGATGCGATACGTCAAAGCGCAGCCGATCCGGCGCCACGAGCGAGCCCTTCTGCGACACATGCGTGCCCAGAACCTCGCGCAGCGCCTCATGCAGGAGGTGGGTCGCAGAGTGATTGGAGCGAACGCGGGTGCGCCGTGCATGGTCGACCGTCAGCGCGGCGGCCTCGCCGGTCTTGACGCTGCCTTCCGCAACCACGCAATAGTGAACGAAGAGCCCCTCGCCGCGCTTCTGCGTGTCGGTCACGGTCAACTTGCCGGTCTCGGTGGTAATCACCCCGGTATCGCCCACCTGGCCGCCGGACTCGCCATAGAAAGGTGTCTGGTTCAGGACAACCTGAACGTTGTCGCCGTTATCGGCGGATTCGATCACTGCGCCGTCGCGAACGATCGCCTGGATAACGCCTTCTGCCGTTTCCGTGTCGTAGCCGAGGAATTCCGTTGCGCCGTGCTTCTCCTTGAGCTCGAACCAGATCGTCTCGGTTGCGGCTTCGCCCGAACCGGCCCAGTTGGCGCGGGCCTCAGCCTTCTGTCGCTCCATTGCGGCGGAGAATGCATCCGTATCCACGGTAATGCCCTTGGCGCGAAGCGCGTCCTGCGTCAGGTCGAGCGGGAAACCATAGGTATCGTAGAGCTTGAAGGCGGTCTCGCCATTGAACTGGTCGCCTTCGGAAAGACCGGCGGAGGCTTCCGAAAGCAGGCTCAGGCCGCGCTCCAGCGTTTTGCGGAAGCGGGTCTCTTCGAGCTTCAACGTTTCGGAGATGAGCGCTTCGGCACGAACGAGCTCCGGATAGGCGCGGCCCATCTGACCGACAAGCGCCGGCAAGAGCTTCCACATCAGCGGGTCCTGTGCCCCGAGCAGTTGTGCATGGCGCATGGCGCGGCGCATGATGCGGCGAAGCACGTAGCCGCGGCCTTCATTCGAAGGCAGCACGCCATCGGCAATCAGGAAGGCGGAGGAGCGC is a genomic window of Sinorhizobium numidicum containing:
- the alaS gene encoding alanine--tRNA ligase gives rise to the protein MSGVNEIRSMFLDYFRKNGHEIVPSSPLVPRNDPTLMFTNAGMVQFKNVFTGLEQRPYSTAATAQKCVRAGGKHNDLDNVGYTARHHTFFEMLGNFSFGDYFKERAIELAWNLITKEYGIDAKRLLVTVYHTDDEAFGLWKKIAGLSDDRIIRIPTSDNFWAMGDTGPCGPCSEIFYDHGEHIWGGPPGSPDEDGDRFIEIWNLVFMQYEQVTKEERVDLPRPSIDTGMGLERVAAVLQGQHDNYDIDLFRALIAASEEATGVKAEGDRRASHRVIADHLRSSAFLIADGVLPSNEGRGYVLRRIMRRAMRHAQLLGAQDPLMWKLLPALVGQMGRAYPELVRAEALISETLKLEETRFRKTLERGLSLLSEASAGLSEGDQFNGETAFKLYDTYGFPLDLTQDALRAKGITVDTDAFSAAMERQKAEARANWAGSGEAATETIWFELKEKHGATEFLGYDTETAEGVIQAIVRDGAVIESADNGDNVQVVLNQTPFYGESGGQVGDTGVITTETGKLTVTDTQKRGEGLFVHYCVVAEGSVKTGEAAALTVDHARRTRVRSNHSATHLLHEALREVLGTHVSQKGSLVAPDRLRFDVSHPKPMTAQELKAVEEMANEIIVQNTPVTTRLMSVDDAIAEGAMALFGEKYGDEVRVVSMGQGIRGSKGGKPYSVELCGGTHVSATGDIGLVRVVSESAVGAGVRRIEALTGDAARAYLNEQDERVKTLAAALKVQPTDVVGRVEALLDERRKLERELTEAKKKLALAGDGQNGSGDSAREIAGVRFLGKVVSGVEPKDLKSLADDGKKTLGSGVVAFVGVSVDGKASAVVAVTDDLTSKVSAVDLVRVASAALGGKGGGGRPDMAQAGGPDGGRAAEAIEAVAVALAG